The segment TGATCGACCAGGCCGTTGTAATCGGACACCGTCCGTGCAAGCGATGGAGTCGGCATGCCAAGGACCCGCGCCAAGCCGTCCACCGTCGAAGCCTGGGCGTACACGTCTCGGCGGTTCCGGCGGTAGTCCGCCAGGAAGGCGTAGGCAATGCCCGGCGCAGTGGAAATGAAGTACGGCCATTCGGAAAACCGCCGGGCCACGCGATCGTCGAAGACGATGTAGGCCACGCGGTCAGGCTGCCTTGAAATCGCCGGGGCCGGCCGCGTGAGCTCATCGACAAATCGGCGTCCCTCTCGGTTCACTAGGATGGCGCCCTCCTCGAAGAGCTTCGGCGACGGGGCCAGGTAGGTCGTCAGAAAGGAGAGGATGATCGGCCGCAGCCAGCGCGCGGGGAGCCGGCTGGCGACCGCATTCATGGCCTTGGCGAGGGGCGCAAAGGGCGGGAGGAGGGAGACAAGCCGCTTCCGGGGCGGTGCCACGAAACGAATCTCGGGTCCAAGGCACAGATCGCCGTTGAGAACCTGAGCCCCGACGTCCAGCGCCATCGAGTGACCATCTCCCGTGCTCGTGGGGTTGATGCCTTCGATCTCCGCCAGTTGGGGGGACATGTAGCTCTTCTTCATCTCCAGGTTCGAGCTGTAATCCCCGGACGCGAGGATGACCGCTCGACGCGCCATGATCTCAAGCATTCCGCCGCTGGCCGTCTGAACCATCACTCCGGTAACACGGTCATGGGCCCGGAGAAGTCGCTCCGCGCGAGCCCCAAGCATGAACTTGACCCCAAGCCGCCGCGCGTGCCGAGCCAGGTGGTAGATGTATGCATAGGCATTGGGTAGCACGTTGTGCATCCGCGGATGCCGGTTGGGCGGCTCGGGCATTGGACCGAAGAATTCCACGCCCATTTGCATGAGCCACTCAATCGTTCTCGGCGATTTCTCTGCGGCGAGCCGCCGCAGTTCCAAGTTGTCCCGGCTGTCATCCAGTCCATGCTGCCGATTGAAGAGCCCCATGTCCTCGAAAAACTCCTGGGGAGAATCCTGGACCCCTTTTCGCCGCTGATGCGGTGTGCAGCAGGCCGATACCGACCCCACGGACAAACGCGTGGTGCCGCCGAGCTCCGGATTTTTCTCGAGAACGATCACGCTGGCGCCCGCGTGCGCCGCCTCGATCGCCGCGGCCAGCCCCGCGCCGCCCCCGCCCACGACCACGACGTCCGCATCGAGCCGATCTGTCGAATTCATCCTCTTCCCCCTATTTCAACAGCGTCCGTCCAAACGGCCTCAGCGCGCGCTCATTCCCCCGTCAACCACGAGCATCGAGCCGGTGCAAAACGATGATTCATCCGAGGCCAGATAAAGCATCGAATATGCGATCTCCTCCGGCCGAGCCAGGCGCCCCATGGGATGCCGTGCCTCGAGCTGTCCCCGGAGCGACGCCGGATCCACGCTGCTGGCGAAAATCCCCGCAAAGTACGGTGTGTCGACAGTGCCCGGCGCGACGCAGTTGATACGGATACCATCTCGTACGTGATCCAGCGCCATCGCCCTCGTCAGCGCGGCCACGCCGCCCTTCGCGGCGCAGTAGGCAGCTCGGTTTTCGATCCCCACGAGGGCCACGACTGACGCGGTATTGATGATCACCCCACCACCCTGGCGGCGCATCATCGGGATGACGTACTTGCACCCCAGATACACACTCTTCAAGTCCACGGCCATCAGTCGGTCCCAGTCGGATTCCTCCGTCGCTTCCACCGTGCCGGCAAATCCGTAGCCCGCGTTGTTCACCAGCACGTCGACCCGGCCATAAGTGTCGACCGCCACCGTGAGCATGCCCCGCACGCTCCCGGCATCACTCACATCCGCCTCGGCCGCCGTGGCTTCTCCACCCGCCTCCGAGATCAGGTTCACCGTCTCGCCAGCCGCGCTGAGGCCGATGTCCACCACTACCACCTTGCCACCTTCCGTCGCGAACAGCCGCGCCGCCGCGCGTCCAATGCCAGAACCCGCCCCCGTGATTACGCACACCTTACCGGCCAGCCGCCCTATCTGGGACCCCGTCATTGGCTGCCTCTGTCTCCGATGTGCACGCAGGCCCGACACTCTTCGCCTCGCCATAGACCGGTCGGGACATGTTCGGCAATGCAGTCCAGCATGGCCCCGGGCTTCGCCGAGGCCAGGATGAACACGAAGTGCTCAACTGCTACGTCCACGAACGCCATGAGACCATCGACGCACTCCGTCGGAGTGCCGCAGACGACGTAGTGGGGGTCCGAGGTGTGCGGCCACCGATGTCCCTCACGTGTGAGTCCCCTTTAGTTGTCGTGGCGCCCCGGGTCCAATGCTACGGGAGCGTTGCCGGCGAGCTTACTGACCGTTCGGTAGATTTGACAATGAAGCAATCTGCCCATTTCTCCCGTGAGAACGTGCTAGGCCGGATCTCATTGCACCCCGCCCAGGGAATGAAACAGTCTTTAGAGTCTTCCGTATTTCTCCCGGAGCGCCAGCTTCTGCACCTTGCCGGTCGGGTTCCGGGGCAGCGCGTCGATGAACATCACCGACCGCGGCTTCTTGTAGCCGGCCAAATGTTGGGCGCAAAAGTCGACGATCTCCTGCTCCGAGGCCTTCACCCCCTCCTTGAGCGCCACTACGACCCGCACGCTCTCTCCCCACTTCTCGTCCGGCACGCCGATCACGGCCGCCTCGAGCACAGCGGGGTGCATGTAGACGATGTCCTCCACTTCCTTCGAGGAGATGTTGATCCCGCCGCTGATGATGATGTCCTTCTTCCGGTCGACGATGTAGACGTACCCGTCCTCGTCCCGCGTGACCAGATCGCCGGAGTGAAGCCAGCCGTTCCGGATGGCCTGAGCCGTCGCCTCGGGCGAGCGCCAGTATCCCAGCATCACGTGGTCCCCGCGGATGATGAGCTCGCCGACCTCGCCCGCCTCGCAGTCGGTGCCGTCCTCACGCACCACTCGGAGGTGGACGTTCAGGCCCTCCCGTCCGCAGGAGGCCAGGCGCCGGATCTTCTTCTCGTCCTCCCCGACGAGATGCTCATCCTTCCGGAGCACGGTCGACACGCACGTCGCCTCCGTCAACCCGTAGATCTGGGCGAAGACGTCACCGAACACCTCGATCGCCTCGCGCAGCCGATTGACCGGCATGGGCGCCGAGCCATAGACAACGGTCTTCAAGCTCGACAGGTCGTACTTCCGGATGTCGGGGAACTGGAGGAGGGAGATGATCATCGTGGGCACCACCTCCATGTAGGTGGCGCGCTCCGCCTGGATCGTCCCCAGGACCACTTGGGGGCTGAACTTCTCGAGGATAACGTTGGTGGCCCCGGCGTAGAGGTGTGGCCAGATGGTGCAGTTGATCGACGCCGAGAAGAACATCGGCAGGAAGTTGAGGTTGATGCTGCGCTCGTCGACGCCGTAGGCGTGCATGACGTTCACGCAGTTGATGAGCAGGTTCCTGTGGGACAGCATGATGCCCTTCGGCAGCCCGGTGGTTCCGCTCGTGAAGAGAATGGAGAAGAGGGCTGTCTCCGGCACCTCGACCGCGGGCTCCGTCGCGCTCCCTCCCCGCAGGAGGTCCTCGTACGGGCGACCGACAGGGGACGCGCCATGGAGATCCACGTAGTGGACGACCGACTTCCACTCGCTCCGGTGGGCTTCCACGAGATCACGATAGCGGGGCCCGAAGATCAACAGCGTGGGCTCCACGCTCTCGATGACCTCGGTGAGTTCCCGCCCCTTGAAACGGATGTTCAGCGGGGCGATCCCGATCCCGGTCTTGGCCGCCGCTCCGTTGGCCTCGAGGTACTGGTGGCAGTTGTCGGCTAGGATCGCGAACCGATCGCCCTGGCGCAGCCCGAGGCCAAACAGCGCGTTCGACAGGCGATTCACCCGTTCGTTGAACTCACGGTAGGTGAGCCGGACGTCTCCAAACACGACCGCCGTCGTCTCCGGTGTCCGGCGGGCATTGCGGGTGATGAGTTCGCCGAGGTTCATACCGGTACCCTCCGACTGCTCACGGACTAACGCCCCTGGGGCCGACCTCCCGACCGGGCGGGCATCAAGAGGTTCGGCACGAACATGCTGAGCTGAGGGAAGAACACGGGAAGGAGGTTAACGGCGATCACCCCCGCCAGGAAGGGAGCCGCCTGCGCCTACCACCACGATGCCGAGCCTCAGACACACGGCAGTACCAGCATCTACACCACCGCCGCCGACCTGGTCAGACTGCCGCTGCACTCCGCGCCGCGCCGGAGCGCCGCCTCGTTGGCCGGAATCATGTGATGACGGTATGGAGGAAGCGTCTTCTCCAGGCAGCTCGTGACCGCCTCGAGCGACACCACCCCCGTGTGGGCGATCAGGGCGCCGAGCCCGACCATGCCCGTGAACCTCACGTCGCCGAGCTCCTCGGCGATCTCGTTGGTCGGTACCATCACCACGTTGATGTCGTCCCGCGCCGGCTGACGCCTGACCAGCGAGCTGTTCACCACGAGGGTGCCGCCGGGGAGGATGACGGGCTCGTAGACCTCGACCGTGGTCTCGTCCATCGCCAGGACCGCCGTGGGCGACGTCGTGGTGGGGCCGCCGACGATGGGCTCGTCGGAGACGATGACCGTGCAGAAGATCGGCCCGCCGCGGATGGCCGCCGCGTAGATGTTGTACATCGTCGCGTGTTTGCCGGCCTCGTGGACGGCCTGGGCAAGCAGCGCGGCAATGACCTTCATCCCCTGCCCGCCGAACCCACCAACGATGATTTCGTGCCTCATGACGCGGCCACCTTCAGCTCGCCGATCGGATAGGTCTTCATCTGCACCTCGCTCATCCACTTGAGCGACTCCACCGGCGTCAGCCGCCAGCCGCTCGGGCAGGCGGTGAGGACCTCGACCATCGTGAACCCCTGCCCCGAGAGCTGGATCTCGAACGCCTTCTTGATGGCTGCCTTCGCACGCATGATGTTGGCGGGCTTGTCCAGGGCCACCCGGGCGACGTACTTGGCGCCGTCGAGGAGGGCCAGCATTTCGGTGATCCGCGTCGGGTAGCCGTGGATCTCCGGATCGCGCCCATTCGGCGTGCTCGGCGTGCGCTGCCCGATCACCGTCGTCGGCGCCATGTGTCCGCCCGTCTCGCCGAAGTTCGCGTTGTTCAACATGAGAACCGTGAACCGCTCGCCGCGCGTGGCGGCATGGACGATCTCCGTGGTGCCGATGGCGGCCAGGTCCCCGTCGCCCTGCATGGTGAAGACCAGCCGGTCGGGGAGGAGCCGCTTCACCGCCGTCGCCATCGCGGGAGCGCGGCCGTGCAGGGCGAACTGGCAGTCGAAGTTGAACGTGACGGGATTTGTGCTGTAGCAGCCGACCCCCAGGATGCCTACCGTCTGCCCGCGCAGCCCGAGCTCGTCGATGACCTCGGCGACCAGGCGGACCGCGATCCCGTGACCGCAACCGGCGCAGTAGTCGTAGCGGCTCTTGAGCGCCGCGGAGGTCGTCTGCTTGAAGACCTGATCCATCGCGTGTCTCCCTCTTGCCGGCGCCGTCAGGCGCGGCTGTCGGCCGTGACGAGGCCGAGAATCTGCCGGATCTCCCGACCCACTGTCTCGGGTCTCGGGACCACGCCGCCGAGCGTCGAGAAAAGGTGTACGGGCGTTCGACCGTTGACGGCGAGCCGCACATCGTCGACCATCTGCCCCATGCTCATCTCGACGACCAGGACGTCACGCACCCGCTCGGCTGCATCGGCGATGAGGCGCGAGGGGAAGGGCCAAAGCGTGATGGGC is part of the Candidatus Rokuibacteriota bacterium genome and harbors:
- a CDS encoding FAD-dependent oxidoreductase, which codes for MVVGGGGAGLAAAIEAAHAGASVIVLEKNPELGGTTRLSVGSVSACCTPHQRRKGVQDSPQEFFEDMGLFNRQHGLDDSRDNLELRRLAAEKSPRTIEWLMQMGVEFFGPMPEPPNRHPRMHNVLPNAYAYIYHLARHARRLGVKFMLGARAERLLRAHDRVTGVMVQTASGGMLEIMARRAVILASGDYSSNLEMKKSYMSPQLAEIEGINPTSTGDGHSMALDVGAQVLNGDLCLGPEIRFVAPPRKRLVSLLPPFAPLAKAMNAVASRLPARWLRPIILSFLTTYLAPSPKLFEEGAILVNREGRRFVDELTRPAPAISRQPDRVAYIVFDDRVARRFSEWPYFISTAPGIAYAFLADYRRNRRDVYAQASTVDGLARVLGMPTPSLARTVSDYNGLVDQGKPDTTFGRAILGPGLKVPPFYALGPAKAWIVVTDGGLAITTRMEVLGQNGQVIPGLYAAGSAGQGGLLLEAHGMRLCWAFTSGRLAGMTAAAG
- a CDS encoding SDR family oxidoreductase → MTGSQIGRLAGKVCVITGAGSGIGRAAARLFATEGGKVVVVDIGLSAAGETVNLISEAGGEATAAEADVSDAGSVRGMLTVAVDTYGRVDVLVNNAGYGFAGTVEATEESDWDRLMAVDLKSVYLGCKYVIPMMRRQGGGVIINTASVVALVGIENRAAYCAAKGGVAALTRAMALDHVRDGIRINCVAPGTVDTPYFAGIFASSVDPASLRGQLEARHPMGRLARPEEIAYSMLYLASDESSFCTGSMLVVDGGMSAR
- a CDS encoding long-chain-fatty-acid--CoA ligase: MNLGELITRNARRTPETTAVVFGDVRLTYREFNERVNRLSNALFGLGLRQGDRFAILADNCHQYLEANGAAAKTGIGIAPLNIRFKGRELTEVIESVEPTLLIFGPRYRDLVEAHRSEWKSVVHYVDLHGASPVGRPYEDLLRGGSATEPAVEVPETALFSILFTSGTTGLPKGIMLSHRNLLINCVNVMHAYGVDERSINLNFLPMFFSASINCTIWPHLYAGATNVILEKFSPQVVLGTIQAERATYMEVVPTMIISLLQFPDIRKYDLSSLKTVVYGSAPMPVNRLREAIEVFGDVFAQIYGLTEATCVSTVLRKDEHLVGEDEKKIRRLASCGREGLNVHLRVVREDGTDCEAGEVGELIIRGDHVMLGYWRSPEATAQAIRNGWLHSGDLVTRDEDGYVYIVDRKKDIIISGGINISSKEVEDIVYMHPAVLEAAVIGVPDEKWGESVRVVVALKEGVKASEQEIVDFCAQHLAGYKKPRSVMFIDALPRNPTGKVQKLALREKYGRL
- a CDS encoding 2-oxoacid:acceptor oxidoreductase family protein gives rise to the protein MRHEIIVGGFGGQGMKVIAALLAQAVHEAGKHATMYNIYAAAIRGGPIFCTVIVSDEPIVGGPTTTSPTAVLAMDETTVEVYEPVILPGGTLVVNSSLVRRQPARDDINVVMVPTNEIAEELGDVRFTGMVGLGALIAHTGVVSLEAVTSCLEKTLPPYRHHMIPANEAALRRGAECSGSLTRSAAVV
- a CDS encoding thiamine pyrophosphate-dependent enzyme gives rise to the protein MDQVFKQTTSAALKSRYDYCAGCGHGIAVRLVAEVIDELGLRGQTVGILGVGCYSTNPVTFNFDCQFALHGRAPAMATAVKRLLPDRLVFTMQGDGDLAAIGTTEIVHAATRGERFTVLMLNNANFGETGGHMAPTTVIGQRTPSTPNGRDPEIHGYPTRITEMLALLDGAKYVARVALDKPANIMRAKAAIKKAFEIQLSGQGFTMVEVLTACPSGWRLTPVESLKWMSEVQMKTYPIGELKVAAS